The DNA sequence CCGCCGAAGGTAAGTAAATAGCTCGCGTACAGCGGATGGCGTATCACGCGATAGATGCCGCTCGTTTTCACGCCCCGGTTTGCCGGCACGATCCCAAAGCTTCTATTCAAGGACAACGCGCCCGCGATCTGAATGCAGACCCCGAGGGCCACCACGATGCTTCCGAGGTCGGGCAACAGGCCTTGCATCGAAGGCCGCATCAGTAAAGGCACAAACGATCCTCCGGCGGCAACGGCCCATTCGAGCGGGCTCGTGGAGCTGCTCATTTGATCCTTTCTGATGAGAAACATCAACGCCAGCCAACTCTCGGCGACTACCATCAGCAACAAGTAGAACTTACCGACCTCCTGATACCGGGCGTAGTGGGTGAATGCGAACAGACCCAATAAAACCGCCGCGGGAAATGTTCACGAGCAACATCCTCATTGCCACAAAAACATTTGTCATATCCATAGCGTTATCCCTCGCAAAATTACATTCCTGAATCTTAAGGATCGGATCTACTTACATTCCAACGGTCCAGCCGTCTCGGGCCCCGCGTTGGTCTCAGCCAACACACGCGCCTTTTCCAGGTTCCTGTACGCCGCCTCGTTGTACGAGGGGGATTGTCTAATCGCTTCCACGAAGTATTGCTCGGCGAGCTGGTACTTGCCTTCCATCATGCACAGGTACCCGACATTGTTCGAGGCTTGGGCCTCGGGCATGATTTCCGTGAAGGCGTCCATCGCTTTTCCGAACTGCCCCCGCCGAACGAACAATAGCCCCAGATTCGACCAGGCCTTCTGATGCTTTGGGTCCTGTGTGAGCGCGCGCTCGAAATAAAACTGCGCCGTGCTCCAGTCCCCGGCGGCGTATTTTGAATACCCGAGGTTAGTGAACAGCATCGGCAGTCCCGGCTGCACGTCAAGCGCGGCGAGATAATGCGTCTCGGCGGCGGCATAGTCGCGGCGCATGTCGGAGATCACGCCGAGGCCGTTGTGAGCGCGCCACCGCTTCGCGTCGGCCGCTACCGCCTTTTTCAAGGAAGCCCCGGCCTCGTCATATTTTTTCTGGCGTAGCAGGGCCAGCCCGAGTCCTTCCGCGGCCCCGGCATGCCCTTCGGAAAGCTCCAGGACCCGGCGGTAGGCTTTCTCAGCCAATGCGGGGTTTCCTTTATAACTATGGATGTTTCCGATCATGTAGTGGGCT is a window from the Pseudomonadota bacterium genome containing:
- a CDS encoding isoprenylcysteine carboxylmethyltransferase family protein; translated protein: MGLFAFTHYARYQEVGKFYLLLMVVAESWLALMFLIRKDQMSSSTSPLEWAVAAGGSFVPLLMRPSMQGLLPDLGSIVVALGVCIQIAGALSLNRSFGIVPANRGVKTSGIYRVIRHPLYASYLLTFGGYFLANTSLYNFWTFVAWLVFMLLRILSEERHLLRDAGYQLYTSSVRWRLVPYIF
- a CDS encoding tetratricopeptide repeat protein, whose amino-acid sequence is MAHKLEKIPARALLVVIALASGGCATLFSQAPSESGAEVDAKKAELAMLRGDQALRRGNVDQGLLEYVRTLRWDPDKFEAHYMIGNIHSYKGNPALAEKAYRRVLELSEGHAGAAEGLGLALLRQKKYDEAGASLKKAVAADAKRWRAHNGLGVISDMRRDYAAAETHYLAALDVQPGLPMLFTNLGYSKYAAGDWSTAQFYFERALTQDPKHQKAWSNLGLLFVRRGQFGKAMDAFTEIMPEAQASNNVGYLCMMEGKYQLAEQYFVEAIRQSPSYNEAAYRNLEKARVLAETNAGPETAGPLECK